Within the Nitrospira sp. SG-bin1 genome, the region CGGACGACTCGGTCGCGGTCATCCGGCAGTATCAGCAGCAGATGCCACATCTCCGTCTGGTCGGGGCAGAGGAGAAGCAGGGCCGTGCGTATGCCTGTAATGTCGGAGCGCGGGCCGCCAAAGGGGATGTCTTTCTTTTTTGTGATGCCGATGATGTCGTCGCCCCGGGTTGGCTCGCGGCACTGGCTCGGGCACTCGAGCAGCACGAGTTTGTCGCCGGCACCATTGACGTCGAGGCCCTGAACCAGAGCAAAGCCTGGCGCCATCACCCCGGCAATTTTGCCACGAGACGAAATCTGTTTTTTCTGCCATTTGCCTGTGGCGCCCTTATGGCGCTTTCGCGTGAAGCATTCGAGCGAGTCGGCGGCTTTAGCGAGAGGGCTTCCTTTTGCGAAGATATAGAGCTCTCGTGGCGTTTGCAACTGCAAGGCTATGTGCTCCATCCGGTCCCGGACGCGGTGGTTCAGTACCGTTACCGGGAGACGCTGCAAGCAATGTGGAAGCAGAATGTGCGCTATGGCGCGGCTCATGTCTATCTCTACAAGCAATTCGCCTCTTACGGAATGCCTCGCTCATCCCTCCGTGGAGTTTATTATAAATATAGGGGGTTGGTCATTGAGCTCCCCTATTTACTGGGGGGAGAAGAAAGCCGGAGGGCGCATTTCCTGCGCAAGGTGGCGCTCTGCTGGGGTCGGTTGTGTGGTTCCTTGCGCTATCGCACGGTTTATCTATAAGCATAAGGGCCGAGTGATATATTCGACTGAGTGAACCCGGCACAACGCAAACGCGGAAACAAGCGTAGACAGAGATAAGTTCGGGAGACTGGCTATTTGCTGAATCTTTGGAAAAGATGAACGTCGTGACGCATTTTCATCTTGCCTTTATGTCCGTCCTGCGGGAATTGGGTGAAACATATGAGGAGACGTATCCTTGTGCCACCGAGAGCGATGGAACTTCTTCCGGATGTCAAAGAGCATGCCTTGTCAACACGTTGGCCTCCGACCGTTTGGAGTTCTCTGAACATATTGCGTCGGATTGAGTCTCGGGTCCGCGATTCCATACGATAACAGCAGCCCTTTCTTCCGTGGGGATTCAACGGTAGAGGAATGTATGTGTGTAATTGGACTGGAATAACAAGATGAAGGAAAGCTTATGAGGTTGAGCGTCGTAATACCCTGTTTTAATGAAGCGGATACCATTGGGACTCAACTCGAGGCGCTTGCCAATCAACAGTGGTCTGAGCCTTGGGAGGTCATTGTGTCGGACAATGGGTCAACAGACGGCTCAATGGACGTCGTAAAACAATACGAGGGACGGCTGCCTAGTCTCCGAATCGTTGACGCATCCGGGAAGCGTGGACAAGCCTATGCCAGGAACGTAGGTGCAAAGAACGCCCTGGGTGAATTCATAGCCTTTTGCGATGCTGACGATGAGGTGGGTTCGGGGTGGCTGGCGTCGATGGGAGAGGCGTTGTCAAAGTGGGATTTTGTTGCCTGCCGCATCGATGTTCATAAGCTCAGCCCTGCATGGGTGGCGGAGAAGTGGGACCATTCACAGGCACGAGGGCTTCAGACGGGCGGTTTCTTGAACTTTCTTCCGCATGCTGGGGGAAGTACCATCGGAATTAAGCGTCGTATCCATGAGGAAGTCGGCGGTTTCGCTGAATCATGTCGTTTAGGTGAAGATACGGAGTATTGTTGGAGAGTGCAGCTGAAAGGAACAGCGCTTCATTTTGTGTCGGATGCGGTGATGCATGTTCGCTTGAGGGATACCGTGAAAGGGATTTTTCTCCAGTCTTTCGGCTGGGGAGAATACCGCGTTCTTCTGTACAAGAAGTACCTTCCATTAGGCCTGCCAAGACACACGTGGAAAGAAGGGATCGAGGCATGGAAAGATCTCATCATAGGCTTCCTCAAGAATATTCACAAAATTCGGAGTAGAAGAGATCTGGTTCATTGGGCTCAGCGTCTTGGCACCCGAATGGGGCAGCTAAAGGGCAGTATCAAATACAGAATTTTTGCGATTTGACCGGCTCCTCAATGGCGCAAGAGAGATACTGAAGCGCATGTGTCAGTCGCCGGCAGGCTGTTGACAAACAGCGTACAGCGAAGATCTATTGACGGAGGTCAGCTTTTGATGTCCTTAAGTTGGAAGTCATCCGCCAGAGCTATTTTTCAGAGGTTGGGGCGTTTGGAGAGTTATTATTATGATTATTGGGAGCTCAACAGACAGGCTATGAGAAACCTGAAGGCCGTGGAAAGCTATAAAGGCAAGACGAGCCGTCAGGATCTGAAACAGTGTAACGATTATGCGGTGGAGGTCCTCGGACATAAGCGCTTTGCCCCCTGGTTGTATGTCTATACGGCGGTTTCCGGGCGGTTTCGAGAGGGCTGGATTCCCGATAACTACTACTTCTCGGTTGTCGTACCCACGATTCAGAAGCGGTATGGACCGATGGCGGACCTCAGGGGGCTGAGCGCGGTCATGCTTCAGAGCGCGGCCCTTCCTGATGTGCTCGCGTACGTCAACGGGATCTTTTTTGACACCACCTCCGGATTTGTGTCACCCGATGCGGTGAGAGACAAACTGTTCAAGGATCAGGAGCGAGTGGTCTTCAAGCTCGATCATTCGCTCCGAGGTGAAGGCGTTTATTTTCTCACGCGTGAGTCGTTCAGTCTTGAACAGATCCACCGGCTGGGGAACGGGGTGTTTCAACGCGCCGTGCGGCCGCATCGATTGTTCGCTGAATTCACCCAACAATCCGTAGCAACCGTACGAATCACGACCGTGTACGAGGAGAGTGGGAAGGTGTCCGTGCGGGCATGTTACCTGAGAATGGGCAGTGGAGATGAAACCCATGTGCAGTCAAAAACCGAAATCAGAGTGCCGGTCAACGTGGTCAGTGGAGCATTAGAGGAGATCGGGTACACGGCGGAATGGCTGGAGACCAGAGTTCATCCGACGAGCCATGTCGCGTTTGCCGGGAACGTGATTCCTGCATTCCATAGTTGTGTACGCACCGTGACCGAGTTGCATCGGAAAGCTCCCTATACACGCTGTGTAGGCTGGGATGTGACTGTCGACCGGGACGAGCAGGTCCAGCTCCTGGAATGGAATGGGGCGAGAAACGGCATTAAGTTCAGCGAAGCCACGCAAGGGCCGTGCTTTGCGGACTTAGGCTGGGAGCGACTATGGAAGTCAGGGTAATGGGTGTGCACTATCCGCCGGCCGCTCATTTCAATGGGCTCCCCAAAAAGCATAGCGAGTTCTTCCAACTCGTCTCTTGGACATCAAAAAGAAATGCTCCACTTGATTAAGAAGGCATGCGCGACGGTGAAGTGTGCTGCTCTTTCCAGAGTGGGGACGATCACGAGTGTGTCCACGTCGCGACCGATGGTGGCCCTCACGTTCGACGATGGCCCCGATCCGCTTTGCACCCCCCGTCTTCTTGCGATCTTGGAGAAGCATCGCGCAAAAGCGACATTTTTCATGGTGGGCCAAGCCGCAGCGCTCCATCCCGACATCGTGGCAAAAGTGGCCGGCGGCGGACATGCGATCGGCAATCACTCCTGGGATCATCCTTCTTTCCCGCTCATCACCGGACGGGAGCGGCGGGCCCAGATCCGGGCCTGCGCGCAGGCGATTGCTCCCTATGGAGTACCGCTCCTACGCCCTCCCTATGCGGACCAGAACCTGTGGTCCCGTCTCGATGCATTATGGCTCGGCTATCAGGTCATCATGTATAGTGTGACGGCCGATGATTGGCTCGACCATGACGCGGATTGGATGAAGAGCAGGATTATGAGCCGAATTCGTGACGGCAGCATCATTCTTTTGCATGATTCGCTTTTTCGGTATGGAGAGGAGCGCTATGCCGACCGGGAACCGATGATGAACATGGTGGACTCGTTTCTCAGAGAACTGAGCGGGCGTTTCAGCTTCGTCACCGTTCCGGAACTGCTTCGAGAGGGGCGTCCGTTACGAAGAAAGTGGTGTAAGAAATGTGACGTTGACTTTCTCAATGGGCTCACAGGGCCGTACGGGGATGGGTGGCGATACTCGGGAGCCGATGGTGGCTCAAAAACAGAAAAGAGATGCGCCGGGCAACCTTAGAATGAAAGGCTTTTCGGCAGGCCTGTCCAAAATCAATCATGATGAATATGCCTGTGTGAGATCGTGATGTGATAACGACGACCGACCACTAAGGGCATTTCTGCGCGATGCCCTATACGCTCCCCTGAACCATAGACCATTAAAAGAAGAATGTCTTGGTGCAATGTCCCTTAGCCATGAAGTTGTCATGCGTTATTCGAAGTGTACTGAACGCGAATGGTAACAGCCTTGAAGGACACCGATCCCGGGTACTGTGGGCACTGACCATTCACGCCTGCAGAAACCACAGCCACGCGGCGCCATTCCGGCATCGCTTACTAATGAGAAACGATATTCGAGACAAGCGGAGTCACTTCGGGCATCATGGACCGGTCGCCATAGAGAGCGGACGTTCTTCTTTCAACACATCTCCTTGACGGAGAGGCTTGCTAGTTAGACTATGCAGTCTATGGGCCATGACGATCTCGAGGAGCCTGGTATAGGAAGATGTGCGGAATAGCCGGAGAGCTGAGATTCAGGAGCAAACAGTCCGCATGCGCGGACTGGGACAAAATCAGTTCGATGATGTCCCGTCGAGGGCCGGATGATAGCGGATCCTGGTCCGGTGATGAATACTGCACCTTGGTATTTCGCAGGCTGTCGATAATCGATTTGAGCCCACGGGGCCATCAGCCCATGACCGTCGGGAACGGCCGATATACATTGGTGTTCAACGGCGAAGTCTATAATTTCATGGACCTGCGGGGACAATTGGAGAACCGAGGGGTGACATTCCGCTCGACCAGTGACAGCGAAGTTGTCCTGTATGCATTGATAGAATGGGGGACAGACGCGTTGGCCCGGTTCAACGGGATGTTCGCGTTGGGTTTGTATGACAGCGTTGAGAAGAAGCTGCTGCTGGCGCGCGACCACGCGGGCATGAAGCCGCTCTATTACTTGCTATGCGATAACGGCATCGTCTTCGGTTCTCAGTACGATCAGTTACTGGCGCATCCCTGGAGCGCTCGTTTCGGCGTGTCCGAGGAGGCGTTGGGACTGTATCTGCGCTTGGCCTATATCCCCGCTCCTTGGGCCATAAAAAAGAATACCCACATGCTCGAACCAGGCATGTGG harbors:
- a CDS encoding glycosyl transferase family 2 codes for the protein MRLSVVIPCFNEADTIGTQLEALANQQWSEPWEVIVSDNGSTDGSMDVVKQYEGRLPSLRIVDASGKRGQAYARNVGAKNALGEFIAFCDADDEVGSGWLASMGEALSKWDFVACRIDVHKLSPAWVAEKWDHSQARGLQTGGFLNFLPHAGGSTIGIKRRIHEEVGGFAESCRLGEDTEYCWRVQLKGTALHFVSDAVMHVRLRDTVKGIFLQSFGWGEYRVLLYKKYLPLGLPRHTWKEGIEAWKDLIIGFLKNIHKIRSRRDLVHWAQRLGTRMGQLKGSIKYRIFAI